Genomic window (Macrobrachium rosenbergii isolate ZJJX-2024 chromosome 48, ASM4041242v1, whole genome shotgun sequence):
AAACTTTCTTGTTACAATGGTTGCACCACATGATACCGGAGATTTGGTCAGGTCACTAGTCCGTGTGCCAGGAAGTGGATCCAACAGGGCAGCTGGATCAGAATGCCTCGATTTGGGACGGGCATCATCCCTTGCTGCTTCGGTTCCAGTTCCAACAACGCTCCCTCCTGCACTGGCAACTCCGAAAGTTGTCAGACAGACCCCTCCATCTGTGGATAAGCTTGGTAGCCAGGTTGGTGTCGAAGCTGGTATCCTCCCAGCCAAACCTGAGGACCGCAAGCGGCAGCGCTCTGAAGAGTTGCCTGGAAGCGATAGTGAGGCGTCTGTACCGAAGAGGCCAAGAATATTTGCTTTGACCCAGGCAAGTCCGGTGGTATCTGCACAAGCAGGCCAGTTTGTGGTCGTCTCTCTGCAGCCACAGACGTCGAGCCCACCCTCGATCAACTTCAGCGGGGCAGCATCCTTGTCCCAGCTCATAAAGGAGCGTGACAACTTGAGGAAAGAGAATCAAGAACTTCAGAAGAGGCTGTCTCTCTTCCATCAACTTTTCAAGGACAAGAGGAGACTGACTTCTGTTGTCAAACGACTTGGTGTTAATGTACCTTAATTTTGTTACCATTTGTTCCCATTTTGAGTAACTCATaattttttgcagtattttttatattctcatgtcagctcagttttgtttattggtttgttaaaatttaccgtacctccattgcAGTAGTATAGAATTGTATACAGTAATTTGCGAGTGTTCCAGTAAGTCTTGTCTTGGTTTACTATAGAGTACTTTCAGaatattgtattaattttaactGACACTTTTGCAATCGTTACTGCAGTGTTGAATATCAtgcatattattaatttattaattttatccatGTTATTAAAATTGTGCAAATGACACTGCAGAAAGTATTGCTCAACTCTTCAGCGAAGGGAGTCCGTGACGTGGATGAAGAGCTCTCAGACAGTGCTGTCTGATTCTAACGTCCCTTCATTAAGTTCATATTAAGATGTTGGTTGTAAATTAGAATGTGTAAAGAACCCATaccctttacaaaaaaataaaggtttacaCTTTGGGCCATTGTTGGGTAGAGTCTGTAAGACCACATCAATTTTATGAAGACACgaagttaaaatacaagattttcTTGAGAGATGAAAAGTGATCTATAAAACTTTTACATGATATGCCTTAACTCCCAGTAAGGCCAGTTAAACCTCGGGGGAATGcagttcatgttttatttataaatcctCTCTTGAACccaaaatatttctgttattgGGGTATACAATTTTTTCAGAGAATGACGGTTTAGAGaagctgatatatttttatagaaaaatccTAGCAGATTACCTTTTCTGTAGCTCAGTAATACAGTATCTTAGTGTAAGGATTTAAACCTTGTTTGGTCCTGTTTGTGAA
Coding sequences:
- the LOC136831532 gene encoding uncharacterized protein, yielding MVAPHDTGDLVRSLVRVPGSGSNRAAGSECLDLGRASSLAASVPVPTTLPPALATPKVVRQTPPSVDKLGSQVGVEAGILPAKPEDRKRQRSEELPGSDSEASVPKRPRIFALTQASPVVSAQAGQFVVVSLQPQTSSPPSINFSGAASLSQLIKERDNLRKENQELQKRLSLFHQLFKDKRRLTSVVKRLGVNVP